One segment of Nyctibius grandis isolate bNycGra1 chromosome 11, bNycGra1.pri, whole genome shotgun sequence DNA contains the following:
- the PIERCE2 gene encoding LOW QUALITY PROTEIN: piercer of microtubule wall 2 protein (The sequence of the model RefSeq protein was modified relative to this genomic sequence to represent the inferred CDS: substituted 1 base at 1 genomic stop codon), translating into MTSAKKLPXSLSTEQNQSPHLPLCTNPGNLVFSCMLDPKTVMTNASLAKPQILLFKTTSSEYGAIPPVSQMVPCTYPVNQTFSKHLLACGSFQDCSLNTAIDRSRVYDYPNFQHTL; encoded by the coding sequence ATGACTTCTGCCAAGAAACTGCCATGAAGTCTGAGCACAGAGCAAAACCAATCTCCTCATCTGCCTCTCTGCACAAATCCTGGCAATCTGGTGTTTTCCTGCATGCTGGACCCCAAAACAGTCATGACCAATGCTTCTTTGGCAAAGCCTCAGATTTTACTGTTTAAAACAACTTCAAGTGAATATGGTGCTATACCACCTGTCTCACAGATGGTACCCTGTACTTATCCAGTGAATCAAACCTTTTCAAAACACTTACTCGCTTGTGGGTCATTTCAAGATTGTAGTTTAAACACTGCCATTGACAGAAGTAGGGTATATGACTACCCCAATTTCCAGCATACTCTGTAA
- the DNAAF4 gene encoding dynein axonemal assembly factor 4 — translation MPVWLREYSWRQSGSAVYLSLPLHGLRVTPANIFCTDQYLKVSIPPFLFEAVLYAPIDETNSTAKIGNGVIFFTLYKKEVAMWDSLTLANANKETLQYLRENAVLKAHEKAKEETEAKKVTKQEHKKYALEATMKLEEAERKRIEDLKEKERQKVTKELELWKKQQEDAEKQKQVQKEEELQQEVEQLKEKKKEKMKKTGISNEGTSKTRLKPTKGHGSNSMFSETLQEEQLPAPRSAATIKINFTSRVFPTALRESRIAEEEEWLHKQAEARRTISADLSELQDLKEEEKNPDWLKDKGNKMFATGNYLAAVNAYNLAVRLNNKLPLLYLNRAACHLKLRNLHKAIEDSSKALELLTPLVPDNENARVKAYVRRGTAFCQLELYTEGLQDYEAALKIDPKNKTIEKDAEKIRHLIQGTMQDS, via the exons ATGCCGGTGTGGCTGCGGGAGTACAGCTGGCGGCAGAGCGGCTCCGCCGTGTACCTCTCGCTGCCGCTGCACGGCCTGCGGGTCACCCCCGCCAACATCTTCTGCACCGACCAGTACTTGAAG GTAAGCATCCCTCCCTTTTTATTTGAAGCCGTTTTATATGCGCCTATTGATGAGACAAATAGCACAGCAAAGATTGGAAATGGAGtcattttcttcactttgtATAAAAAAGAAGTGGCCATGTGGGATTCCCTAACTCTAGCAAATG ctaacaAGGAGACACTTCAATATCTAAGAGAGAATGCAGTTCTAAAAGCCCATGAAAAGGCAAAAGAGgagacagaagcaaaaaaagttacaaaacagGAACACAAAAAATATGCTTTGGAGGCCACAATGAAG CtagaagaagcagaaagaaaaagaattgaagatctgaaagaaaaggagcGGCAGAAGGTCACTAAGGAGTTGGAGTTatggaaaaaacagcaagaagatgctgagaaacaaaagcaggtACAAAAAGAAGAGGAACTACAGCAAGAAGTAGAGCaattaaaggagaagaaaaaggaaaaaatgaaaaaaactggGATTTCTAATGAAGGAACTTCTAAGACCAGACTCAAACCTACTAAAG GTCATGGTTCCAATAGtatgttttcagaaactttACAGGAAGAACAGTTACCAGCTCCTCGATCTGCTGCTACAATTAAAATCAACTTTACATCACGCGTTTTTCCTACAGCTCTGCGAGAATCTCGCATcgcagaagaggaggag TGGCTGCATAAACAAGCAGAAGCTCGAAGAACCATAAGTGCTGATTTGTCTGAGCTGCAAGATttaaaagaggaggagaagaatcCAGATTGGTTAAAGGACAAAGGAAA caAAATGTTTGCAACGGGAAACTATCTTGCAGCTGTAAACGCATATAACCTTGCAGTGCGGCTAAACAATAAGCTTCCCCTACTGTATCTGAATCGTGCTGCTTGCCACCTTAAACTGAGAAATTTACATAAAGCTATTGAAGATTCCTCTAAG GCACTAGAACTGCTGACACCACTTGTTCCTGATAATGAGAATGCTCGAGTAAAAGCGTATGTGAGACGCGGAACAGCGTTTTGTCAGCTGGAATTATATACTGAAG GTCTCCAGGATTATGAAGCAGCTCTCAAGATTgatcctaaaaataaaactatagaAAAAGATGCTGAGAAGATTCGACACCTAATTCAAGGAACAATGCAAGATTCTTAG